One window from the genome of Pectinophora gossypiella unplaced genomic scaffold, ilPecGoss1.1 Pgos_41, whole genome shotgun sequence encodes:
- the LOC126381255 gene encoding uncharacterized protein LOC126381255 yields the protein MVVCGRCGADVRDYIQCCACNKYFDFPCSGITEKGWRKLGLERQAVWKCPDCKIVTPKPTAVTTTDTDGAHLVTVTSSPSVPSVPATARTDRTVVSTGETRDHSSPHAAVTLDQVMRELMSIKRTLIPLPEVITGIQEIRNVIGKINTSLSALSDRVEVLETKVKAAEGAHDAVLRLEARVIQLESDLNEKNQWARLNNVEIKGVPMKDRENLFDVVAKIGSKIAFPIVKQNINFVARVPSMNDKAKPIIVSFINRYAKEDFVAAARSFKNLYPIEIGLEGRNRIYINDHLTVQNKLLLNEAKKLKQLRDYQYVWVKNSKIFMRKDDHSKIIAIRNPQDLEKLR from the coding sequence ATGGTAGTGTGTGGCAGATGTGGAGCTGATGTTCGCGATTACATCCAATGCTGTGCGTGcaacaaatatttcgatttCCCTTGTTCGGGAATAACCGAAAAGGGTTGGCGCAAGCTTGGGCTCGAGCGGCAGGCCGTATGGAAATGTCCGGATTGCAAGATTGTGACGCCGAAACCCACTGCGGTTACAACTACCGACACTGACGGTGCTCACCTTGTGACTGTGACGTCCTCTCCCAGTGTGCCAAGTGTGCCTGCCACAGCCCGTACTGACAGAACTGTTGTTTCGACTGGCGAGACACGTGACCACTCATCCCCGCACGCTGCCGTAACGTTGGACCAGGTGATGCGGGAACTCATGTCAATAAAGCGTACTTTGATTCCACTGCCCGAAGTAATTACCGGTATACAGGAAATAAGGAACGTCATCGGCAAAATCAATACATCACTGTCGGCTCTCTCTGACAGAGTTGAGGTCTTGGAAACAAAAGTTAAGGCTGCAGAGGGTGCTCATGATGCTGTTCTTAGGTTGGAAGCTCGTGTCATCCAATTGGAGAGTGATTTGAACGAGAAAAACCAGTGGGCGCGACTTAACAATGTCGAGATTAAAGGAGTTCCAATGAAAGACCGTGAAAATCTTTTTGATGTCGTCGCGAAAATTGGCTCCAAAATAGCATTTCCTATCGTCAAGCAAAACATCAATTTTGTTGCGCGTGTGCCTTCCATGAATGACAAAGCTAAACCGATTATAGTCtcgttcatcaatcgttacgCGAAGGAAGATTTTGTTGCTGCGGCGCGTTCTTTTAAGAACCTCTATCCGATTGAGATCGGGCTAGAGGGCAGGAATCGAATCTACATCAATGATCATCTCACGGTCCAAAATAAGTTGCTGCTAAATGAGGCTAAGAAGTTGAAACAGCTTCGCGATTACCAGTACGTGTGGGTAAAAAACTCGAAGATATTTATGAGAAAGGACGACCACTCAAAAATAATCGCGATCAGGAACCCACAGGACTTGGAAAAACTGCGCTGA
- the LOC126381256 gene encoding uncharacterized protein LOC126381256, whose amino-acid sequence MEKEFRDSRSDDPADVRNRVSTTPSVNIDVDKVGVRIPPFWPEEPEIWFANVEGQFLISGITSDTTKFYYVLGQLENRYSREVKDIIVRPPATGKYEKLKTELIKRLSASNEKKMKQLLMHEELGDRKPSQFLRHLKSLAGDDVPDDFIKTIWTSRLPRSIQTVLAGQASSAALDDLADLADRVNDIAPSSPVVAAASTSQTQQTGIPGSVLSDLTREIAELRRQFQQLSGGSSRHSRSRGRRQSRSRSTSRSQSNYRKFPLCWYHAKHGEKAHRCIRPCDYKAENARGSR is encoded by the coding sequence ATGGAGAAGGAATTTAGAGACTCACGAAGCGACGACCCAGCTGACGTCAGAAATCGCGTTTCCACAACACCATCCGTCAACATCGATGTTGATAAAGTCGGTGTACGGATTCCTCCGTTTTGGCCAGAGGAGCCGGAGATATGGTTCGCGAATGTGGAGGGCCAGTTCCTAATTTCCGGAATTACCAGCGACACcaccaaattttattatgtgttgGGACAGCTAGAGAACCGGTACTCCAGAGAGGTGAAGGATATTATCGTGCGACCACCCGCAACTGGCAAGTACGAGAAGCTCAAGACGGAGCTCATAAAGCGCCTCTCCGCTTCCAATGAGAAGAAGATGAAGCAGCTTCTGATGCACGAGGAGCTAGGTGACCGCAAGCCTTCGCAGTTCCTGCGACATCTGAAGAGCCTTGCTGGTGACGACGTGCCCGACGACTTCATTAAAACCATCTGGACAAGTCGCCTACCTAGAAGCATCCAGACGGTGTTAGCTGGTCAGGCATCATCTGCTGCACTCGACGACCTGGCGGACTTGGCTGACAGGGTCAACGACATCGCACCCTCTTCACCGGTGGTAGCTGCAGCGTCGACAAGCCAGACTCAGCAGACAGGGATACCGGGATCTGTGCTGAGTGACCTCACTCGCGAGATCGCAGAGCTTCGCAGGCAGTTCCAGCAGTTGAGTGGTGGCAGCAGCAGACATTCTCGGTCGCGCGGCAGGCGACAGAGTCGTAGCCGATCCACATCGAGATCCCAGTCCAATTACCGGAAGTTCCCGCTGTGCTGGTACCATGCGAAACATGGCGAGAAGGCACATAGATGCATCCGTCCCTGCGACTACAAGGCGGAAAATGCCAGGGGCAGTCGCTAA